A segment of the Desulfofundulus kuznetsovii DSM 6115 genome:
TCGCTGTTAGACGGTTTATCCCGGGAGTGCCTGAGCAAGAACGCCCGGGCCGTAGGCCAGCTGTTCTACCGGTACGGCCACCTCAAGACCGCAGAATATTACCTGGGTCTTTACCTGGAGGCCTATCCGGAATGCCCCGAAACACTCTTTACCCTTGCAGAAATTAAAGAGCGTCAAAACGCCTGCATCGAAGCCGGGGAACTTTATAGACGGGCCCTGGCGCTGGATCCAGCAGAACCGCGGTATTATGTCAGCCTGATCAGGCTTTATGAAAAGATGCGCCGGGAAATCCTGCGGGAAGCCATTGATAAATACCCCGAACTACCGGTTCTGCGCAGGCTATTTGAGGAGGCAAACCAGGAAATATGACACCAACTGTAGCTTTAGCGATGATCGTGCGCAACGAAGAGGCAAACCTGGCCGCCTGCCTGGATAGCGTTAAGGGGGCGGTCGATGAAATAGTTATTGTAGATACCGGTTCGACGGACCGTACCGTAGAGATCGCCCGCCGTTACACCGGCAAGGTCTACCGTTACCCATGGCACGGCGATTTCAGCGCCGCCCGCAACTATGCCCTTGCCCGGACTAAAAGCGATTGGATCTTGTCCCTTGATGCCGACGAAGAACTGGATACCAGTCCGGGCGACCTGCGCTCGCTTATAAACAACAACAGCGGTTACGAGGCTTTTTTCCTGCCCCTCCATAACCGGACCACCGAAAATCCCGGTGACTACAACCGGTTTTTCGTCCTCAGGCTGTTTCGAAACAAGGCCGGCTACCGCTTCCAGGGGGTCATCCATGAGCAGGTGGTGATTAGCCGCCCGGAAGCGGTAGGCACAGCACAGGGCCCGGTTATCTGGCACAGGCCTTTATCCAAAAGAGAACGCAACCGCAAGCGAGGGCGCAATCTGGCTCTGCTGCGGCAGGCGGTAGCTGCGGATCCCGCCAATCCCTTCTTACAGTATTACCTGGGGGTGGAATGGCTGGGCCTGGGCAAGGCTGAACGGGCGCTCCCGTACCTTCAAGAAGCCTTAAAACAGCTGACGGACGGGCACATCCTGTTCCGGGCGCCGGCCATCCGGTTAGTGATTGCCTGCTTGAGGGCGCTGGGGAACCTGGATGAGGCCATCTGTATATGTATGGAAGAAAGCCAACGCTATCCCTTTTACACCGATCTATTTTTCGACGGAGGAATCCTGTTCGAGGAAAAAGGGGAGTATGAAATAGCCCTGAAATGGTTTAAAGAGGCCCTGCATCTCGGCCAGCCGCCACCTCTGTTTAGCCATACCAACGGCACGGAGAGCTTCCTGTCGTTATATCATCTGGGCTACTGCCACGAAAAACTGGCCATGTTCAAAGAAGCTAAAAACTGTTACGAGAAGGCCCTGGCATTAAACCCTGCCTATCTTTATCCGCTCTACAACCTGTTCCTGCTCCACCTGGCTGAAAAGGGACCACAGGGTACCTTCGACCATCTCAAAGCCGCCGGGCACCTCAACCACCCCCAACAGGTAGTAGTGCTGGCCGACCTGTTCTTCGAGGCCGGTTTTCCGGACCTGGCCTGTGCATGTATTGAAGAAGCCGGCCCAGGTGCCGGCAGTCCAACTGAAGTCCATGCCCGGCGCCTGGCACGGTTTTGCGTGTATGCAGGCCGGTGTGAGCATGCCCTTTCCCTTATGGAGCGTATCCGGCACGCCGGTGGTGAGATAGATACCTCCCTGGCAATTGACGAGATCGTTGCCCTGATGCTCAAAGAAGATTATCGCTTGGCGAAAATAAGGACCATTTCCCTGTGGCGCCGGCCACAAGGGCGTAGCCCGGCCTGGACGTTATTGAACCTGATTTCGCTGCTCGGCAACAGCTCCAGGTGCGGCCGGCCGGAAAAAAACCGCGAGCCGGCAGTCATTGAAACGGCCCTGACCATCCTGGAGAACTGCTTGCGCTACCGGCCCGGGCCTTTGGAACCAGGTAATGATCGCGTTTCATCGGGGTACCACCGGCTGGCGCAAGAGACAATAAAGCTTTTAACCAGCCTGTCTCCCAGGGGATGCATAGCCCTGTGTGCCTACCTTAAAGAAAAAGCCAGCGCCGCCCGTCACATGCTGGACTACAAATGCGGCCCGGCCAGGGGGTTATTTTCATGAGCAGCGGGTTACCGGTGAGCCTGTGCATGATTGCCAGAAACGAAGAACACTGGATTGCCTCCTGCATCCAAAGTGTGCAGCACCTGGTGCGGGAAATCGTCGTGGTCGACACGGGTTCCACCGACCGGACGAAGGAAGTGGCCGTCCAAAGTGGAGCCAGGGTTTTTACCTTTCACTGGTGCGATGATTTTGCGGCGGCAAGAAACTACTCCCTTAGTAAAGCCACAGGTGACTGGATCCTGATCCTGGACGCTGATGAAATACTGGCTCCAGTTAAATTAGAAGATTTCGCCAGGCTCCTTGATGCACCAGGTGTAGAAGGGTATTTCGTGAAAATCCGCAGCTACCTGGGAAACGGTGAAGGGATGGCCGAGGACCAGGTGGTGCGGTTGTTTAGAAATAAACCTGCCTATCGTTTTGCCGGAGCCATCCATGAACAGGTAGCCGGAGCAATCAAAAAGCATAACGCCGGAGGGGGCCTCGCCTTCTCTGATCTGTTAATCTACCACTTTGGC
Coding sequences within it:
- a CDS encoding tetratricopeptide repeat-containing glycosyltransferase family 2 protein translates to MIVRNEEANLAACLDSVKGAVDEIVIVDTGSTDRTVEIARRYTGKVYRYPWHGDFSAARNYALARTKSDWILSLDADEELDTSPGDLRSLINNNSGYEAFFLPLHNRTTENPGDYNRFFVLRLFRNKAGYRFQGVIHEQVVISRPEAVGTAQGPVIWHRPLSKRERNRKRGRNLALLRQAVAADPANPFLQYYLGVEWLGLGKAERALPYLQEALKQLTDGHILFRAPAIRLVIACLRALGNLDEAICICMEESQRYPFYTDLFFDGGILFEEKGEYEIALKWFKEALHLGQPPPLFSHTNGTESFLSLYHLGYCHEKLAMFKEAKNCYEKALALNPAYLYPLYNLFLLHLAEKGPQGTFDHLKAAGHLNHPQQVVVLADLFFEAGFPDLACACIEEAGPGAGSPTEVHARRLARFCVYAGRCEHALSLMERIRHAGGEIDTSLAIDEIVALMLKEDYRLAKIRTISLWRRPQGRSPAWTLLNLISLLGNSSRCGRPEKNREPAVIETALTILENCLRYRPGPLEPGNDRVSSGYHRLAQETIKLLTSLSPRGCIALCAYLKEKASAARHMLDYKCGPARGLFS